In a genomic window of Primulina huaijiensis isolate GDHJ02 chromosome 10, ASM1229523v2, whole genome shotgun sequence:
- the LOC140986734 gene encoding AAA-ATPase At3g50940-like: MFSKIELPSIKTLVSTAASVAATAMLIRSVTKDVVPPELSQYIFTKFHNFFATFSNDMTITIEEFDGIARNQLFTDAEIYLGTKISPSTKRFKASIPEKEQNIQVSMGGNEDLIDTFHGLQLKWRVIHQQNQPRRVQFDDYHSTMQVEFKYLELTFHKKHKNKVLDEYLPYIVERSKVAKQEKRTLKLHTLKNDGVHHYPPKTPWQSVNLDHPATLETLAMDDDLKNMIIDDLERFVKRKDFYRKVGKAWKRGYLLFGPPGTGKSSLIAAMANYLKFDVYDLELTDLRSNSDLRRLLLWTANRSILVVEDIDASIDLSERKTMQPQRRFSYHDQIQEPKVTLSGLLNFTDGLWSSCGDERIIIFTTNHIDKLDAALLRPGRMDVHIHMSYCTPRGLKMLATNYLGDVEHPLLSGAEELIGETKVTPAEVAEQLLKSDDPGCALQGLIEFLEHKKESDKLKAENLEDTKKEVVQIAEENEDDNEVLTNDEGQNGVKVLKKMTPAEARDQVLKNDEAMKALKVLIGLLGGENGIKNVKDSDSGFLASEVVCAPESGKGEETNAE, translated from the exons ATGTTTTCGAAGATCGAATTACCTTCGATAAAAACATTGGTCTCAACTGCTGCTTCAGTCGCGGCCACGGCCATGTTAATCCGATCAGTAACCAAAGACGTGGTACCTCCCGAGCTCAGTCAGTATATCTTCACCAAATTCCACAATTTCTTCGCAACGTTCAGCAATGACATGACCATAACCATCGAGGAATTCGACGGCATAGCGAGAAACCAGCTTTTCACAGATGCAGAAATTTACTTGGGCACGAAAATTAGCCCCTCCACCAAGAGATTCAAGGCATCAATCCCTGAGAAAGAGCAGAATATCCAAGTTTCAATGGGAGGAAACGAAGATCTCATCGATACGTTTCATGGTTTGCAACTGAAATGGAGAGTAATTCATCAACAAAATCAACCTCGACGTGTTCAATTCGATGACTATCATTCCACCATGCAAGTTGAATTTAAATACTTGGAGTTAACCTTTCACAAGAAGCACAAAAACAAGGTTCTTGATGAATACTTACCTTATATTGTGGAAAGATCGAAAGTTGCAAAGCAAGAAAAAAGGACCCTGAAACTGCACACTTTGAAAAATGATGGGGTTCATCATTATCCACCTAAAACTCCATGGCAGTCTGTGAATCTTGATCATCCAGCAACTTTGGAAACTTTGGCAATGGATGATGATCTGAAGAACATGATAATTGATGATCTTGAAAGGTTTGTTAAGAGGAAAGATTTTTACAGGAAAGTGGGGAAGGCGTGGAAAAGAGGGTACTTGTTGTTTGGGCCTCCGGGGACCGGAAAATCGAGCTTGATTGCTGCAATGGCCAACTATCTGAAATTTGATGTTTATGACTTGGAGCTGACTGATCTACGGTCCAATTCGGATCTGAGGAGATTGCTGCTTTGGACTGCAAATAGATCCATACTTGTGGTGGAGGATATCGATGCGTCAATAGATCTGTCCGAAAGGAAAACAATGCAGCCTCAAAGAAGGTTTTCTTATcatgatcaaattcaagaaccaAAG GTTACCTTGTCAGGATTGCTGAATTTCACAGACGGGTTGTGGTCGAGCTGTGGAGATGAAAGgatcatcatattcaccacgAACCACATTGATAAGCTAGATGCAGCCTTGTTACGCCCTGGACGTATGGACGTGCACATCCACATGTCATACTGCACACCTCGTGGCTTGAAAATGCTTGCCACCAACTATcttggagacgtggaacacccCCTATTATCTGGGGCAGAGGAATTGATAGGGGAAACTAAAGTGACTCCTGCCGAAGTGGCGGAGCAGTTGTTGAAGAGCGACGATCCTGGCTGTGCCCTTCAAGGCTTGATTGAGTTCTTGGAGCACAAGAAAGAAAGTGACAAACTTAAAGCGGAAAATCTGGAAGACACTAAAAAAGAAGTTGTACAAATAGCGGAAGAAAATGAGGATGACAATGAAGTGCTGACGAATGATGAAGGCCAGAATGGGGTCAAAGTGTTGAAAAAGATGACTCCTGCAGAAGCGAGGGATCAAGTTCTGAAGAATGATGAAGCCATGAAAGCTTTGAAGGTTTTGATTGGACTTCTTGGAGGTGAAAATGGGATAAAAAATGTCAAAGATTCCGATTCGGGTTTTCTCGCATCTGAAGTAGTGTGTGCGCCAGAATCCGGGAAAGGAGAAGAGACTAATGCCGAGTGA
- the LOC140985536 gene encoding very-long-chain (3R)-3-hydroxyacyl-CoA dehydratase PASTICCINO 2-like, producing MAGIHATARRVYLTLYNWILFSGWLQVLYLSLVTLKKSGHQSVYSAVETPLLLAQSAAVIEILHSLIGLVRSPVSATLPQVSSRLYVTWGILYSFPEIRTHILVSSLVISWSITEIIRYSFFGLKEAFGSAPGWLLWLRYSTFLALYPSGITSEVGLIYSALPYMLETEKYSLRMPNKWNFSFDYYYNAILILGIYAPGSPHLYGYMLGQRKKALSKAKRD from the coding sequence ATGGCCGGAATCCACGCCACCGCCCGCCGAGTGTACCTCACCCTTTACAACTGGATTTTATTCTCTGGCTGGCTCCAAGTACTCTACCTCTCACTCGTCACCCTCAAAAAATCAGGCCACCAATCCGTATACTCGGCCGTCGAGACCCCGCTCCTGCTAGCTCAGTCGGCCGCCGTCATCGAAATTCTTCACAGCTTGATCGGACTGGTCAGATCTCCGGTTAGCGCCACGCTTCCCCAGGTCAGCTCCAGGTTGTACGTCACATGGGGTATTCTGTACAGCTTCCCTGAGATCCGAACCCATATCCTGGTCTCATCATTGGTGATAAGCTGGTCGATCACTGAAATCATCCGATACTCTTTCTTCGGATTGAAAGAGGCATTCGGATCGGCTCCGGGTTGGCTGCTTTGGCTCAGGTACAGCACTTTTCTTGCACTTTACCCCTCTGGAATCACAAGTGAAGTGGGTTTGATCTACAGTGCGTTACCGTATATGCTGGAAACTGAGAAATACAGCTTGAGAATGCCCAATAAATGGAATTTCTCGTTTGACTATTATTACAATGCCATCTTGATTTTGGGAATTTACGCTCCGGGTAGTCCCCATTTGTACGGATACATGCTTGGTCAGAGGAAGAAGGCTCTCTCCAAGGCTAAACGAGATTGA
- the LOC140987002 gene encoding glucose-1-phosphate adenylyltransferase large subunit 1-like → MDACSATFTLKAHLATVCRSQICKGENGFFGEKIKGSLHNCIWVDKFVKSSSLGKNGRKVKHGVAYSVLTRENSHETATIHSPRFERRRANPKNVAAVVLGGGAGTQLFPLTTRAATPAVPLGGCYRLIDIPMSNCINSGINKIFVLTQFNSASLNRHISRTYTGNGISFSDGCVEVLAATQTAGEMGKQWFQGTADAVRQFLWLFEDAKVKDIEHIVILSGDHLYRMDYMDFVQSHLDRNADLTLSCVPVGDSRASDFGLVKIDSWGQITQFSEKPKGADQKDMQIDGNLIGLSSIDAAKSPYLASMGVYAFRKEILLNLLRCRYPTSNDFGSEIIPSSVNEQNVQAYIFRDYWEDIGTIKSFYDANLALTDEFPRFEFYDPKTPFYTSPSFLPPTKIDKSEVKDAIISHGCFLRECIVEHSIIGERSRLDTGVELKDTLMMGADYYQTESEIASLLAQGRVPVGIGRDTKIRNCIIDKNARIGKNVMILNKDGVEEADRGEKGFYIRSGITIILEKATICDGMVI, encoded by the exons ATGGATGCTTGCTCTGCAACATTTACGCTGAAAGCCCATTTGGCTACAGTTTGTAGAAGTCAGATTTGCAAAGGAGAAAATGGATTTTTTGGGGAGAAAATAAAAGGGAGTTTACATAACTGTATATGGGTTGATAAATTTGTAAAAAGTTCGAGTCTTGGGAAAAATGGGAGGAAAGTTAAACATGGGGTTGCTTACTCTGTTCTCACCAGAGAAAACAGTCACGAAACAGCG ACAATTCATTCACCAAGGTTCGAGAGACGAAGGGCGAATCCGAAAAATGTGGCAGCCGTTGTTCTAGGAGGAGGTGCGGGCACGCAGCTTTTCCCCCTCACAACCAGAGCAGCAACACCAGCT GTTCCACTAGGAGGATGCTATAGGCTAATAGACATCCCAATGAGCAACTGCATCAACAGTGGCATTAACAAGATCTTCGTGCTGACACAGTTCAATTCTGCCTCTCTCAATCGCCACATCTCTCGTACATATACTGGGAACGGTATCAGCTTCAGTGATGGATGCGTTGAG GTCTTGGCCGCGACACAAACAGCAGGAGAAATGGGGAAGCAGTGGTTTCAGGGAACTGCTGATGCTGTTAGGCAATTTCTATGGCTATTTGAG GATGCCAAGGTGAAAGATATCGAACACATAGTAATACTATCTGGGGATCATCTTTATCGAATGGACTATATGGACTTTGTTCAG AGCCACCTTGACAGAAATGCAGATCTTACACTTTCATGTGTACCAGTTGGTGACAG CCGAGCATCGGATTTTGGACTGGTGAAGATCGATAGCTGGGGTCAGATAACTCAATTTTCTGAGAAACCTAAAGGTGCTGACCAGAAAGATATG CAAATAGATGGTAATTTAATAGGATTGTCTTCAATTGACGCTGCAAAATCTCCATACCTTGCTTCGATGGGAGTGTATGCATTCAGGAAAGAAATATTGTTGAATCTCCTGAGGTGTAGATACCCGACTTCAAATGACTTCGGTTCTGAAATCATACCCTCGTCTGTCAATGAACAAAACGTGCAG GCATATATATTTAGAGATTACTGGGAGGATATTGGAACAATCAAATCATTTTACGATGCTAATTTGGCTCTTACGGATGAG TTTCCAAGATTTGAATTTTATGATCCGAAAACGCCTTTCTACACATCTCCTAGTTTCTTACCACCAACCAAAATTGACAAGTCCGAG GTTAAAGATGCAATAATCTCACATGGGTGTTTTCTACGAGAATGCATTGTCGAACATTCCATAATAGGGGAACGCTCTCGTCTAGACACCGGAGTCGAACTGAAG gATACTTTGATGATGGGCGCCGACTACTACCAAACAGAATCGGAGATTGCCTCTCTGCTAGCACAAGGGAGAGTTCCCGTGGGGATTGGTAGAGATACAAAAATCAG gAACTGTATTATTGACAAAAACGCAAGAATAGGGAAGAATGTGATGATTTTGAACAAAGAT GGTGTCGAAGAAGCTGATAGAGGGGAAAAAGGATTCTACATTCGATCTGGAATCACAATCATACTCGAAAAGGCGACCATATGCGATGGAATGGTCATTTGA